The following DNA comes from Rosa rugosa chromosome 5, drRosRugo1.1, whole genome shotgun sequence.
CACCAAACTATCATTACCATACTTGTACGTCCACCAAGCTACTCTCTTTCACTCCGATCTTGTACTCAAAATACTCCAACCTCAGCCCTTCGCCACTCCCCTGAAACATGCATTCGCCGCCCAGTCCACCCCAATCGGCACCACCTGTACGAACACTGAACCCGGCCGGAGGAACAATGAGTGTGTAAGTGCAGCGCCATGTACCCCAACAAAAGCATGGCTTGAATTAAGTAACGCATAAGACTCATGCAATGAGTTATTGGCCTTAGGCTCAAACACAATCACATCAAACCCCACTTTCTTTACCAAACGAACTACTTGAACCTGGTTAACGATCCTGCGTCCAGTTGCATGATTCCGGCTCGCCAAAACAAGGCGTGGCCGGGGTTTTGTCTGCTGATCAGAGGAGAGAATTTGAGGTTGGGACCTTCGCTTATATGCGTTGTCTAGGAGCCCACGAAAATGCAGAAACGTTTTTGCACGAGGTATTAGTGTTTGGTTTATAGTCATGAAACCATGTGATATAAGGCCTAGATTGGCAGAAGGAAAACAATGGGTGGTGGCATCATTTCCCATGGTAATAATAGGGTGCTTGGTGAATAAGGGTAGTAAATCGGCATACTTATAAACCCACCACTTTGGAGCTTGGGAAACCACGATCACGAAGTCTTGATCTGGGAAGAGTGTGTTGGCGGTGATAAAGAGCGGGATAAATCCATCATTGAAGTCATGCCAAAAGTTTCCGGTGTATCCACCGGCAGCGAATACTAGGACCGGAGCATTGTGTTGGACTTTAAACGGTGGGCTTCGTGGGCCAACAGCGAGTGTGAGGTGCTTGATCTGGGCCATTACGAAATCTTCGAATTTTCGAGGGTAAGGTCGGATTCTTTCCACTTCCAGGGATGCAAGTTGGGATGAGTTCATAGTGAAGAATGTGGATGTGGTTGGATCTAAGACTGTTGGGCCGTTGATCGAGCAGATATCGTAATGTTTACAGGTACGGTCGCAAATGATCGGACTTTTCTGTGGAGGGTGCTGGATTTGTTCATGAATTTCCAATATCCCACGTGTTATTTCTGAAATTGTTAACGTTAGAGatccgaggggtctctagttagcttttagagagagagagagagaacgacacaaaaagtatagtggttcatttcccgccttagcgggaaactacgtccacttgaatgtttaactagtgtgtttgggccttgcggcccaaagggattacaaaagatgtaatgagATGTGGAGttagtgggaaggagtctccttttataggagaaggaggctccctcatttacattttcttagatgtgggactcaaagttactattctagtctagaaaagcatattgtggaggcaacttggcaaggccggaaaggtggcttcccggcgacggatttgtgacttccggataccgtagcgtatcttgaacatagggctacaagatgcaagtagcggttgggcctcaccatggcttatgggtgtcccaaagagggtgttacttatgcttggtgagatagcaaatactctatattgttggaggtatgtacaagtccccgaagtccccgagtaagaggagcttcttggttggggagttatacacatgatgtcaccaagcataagtaaccgggcggtacggagcccctacaagtccccgaactccgtaagcaagaagggactcgttaacctgcacaacaaagacaaaaaacaggcatacgtagaatgctcgttgcattgggcaacaaatgtgagttgtatggatatgcgttggcatatataaacgtatggggtgcgtgatacatgttgatgcatatacgcgaatggtgccgagtacgatcgattatgatgtacaaactcgagaacgcgtatggtcgtgtgagcgtatggattgcatatgataaatgtaagttgcatgagcgatgcgaaggtaagcgtttgtaattcgtgaatgatgaataggtgaacgcttgtgtttgtttggttgtagctcgtattaatggaacgcgaaaagaattcaatttgtcacaatcggtaaacgacaaatggtagaaaaatttcatgttccattaatgtgtggtgtgtcgagtagacatgagtgtTAAGtttgggaatgccgggaaggcgtgagcggaaaactcggggttgccgggaaggcatgagcgggaagctcgagaattgccgggaaggcatgagcggaaagctcgtgagcgggaagctcgtgggttgccgggaaggcatgagcggaagctcgtgggttgccgggaaggcaagagcggaagctcgagggttgccgggaaggcaagagcggaagctcgagggttgccgggaaggcatgagcgggaaactctagggttgccgggaaggcatgagcggaagctcgtgggttgccgggaaggcatgagcggaagctcgtgggttgccgggaaggcatgagcggaagctcgtgggttgccgggaaggcatgagcggaagctcgtgggttgccgggaagacAAGAGCGAAAGctcgagggttgccgggaaggcatgagcggaagctcgtgggttgccgggaagacaagagcggaagctcgagggttgccgggaaggcatgagcgggaaactcaatggttgtcgggaaggcatgagcgggaaactcaatggttgtcgggaaggcatgagcgggaaactcaatgattgccgggaaggcatgagcggaagctcgtgggttgccgggaaggcaagagcggaagctcgagggttgctgggaaggcatgagcgggaaactcaatggttgccgcgaaggcatgagcggaagctccagggtgccgcgaaggcatgagtggtaagctcgtgagcggaagctcgggggtgccgcgaaggcatgagcggtatgcTCGTGAGCAGAAGCTCGGGGTtaccgcgaaggcatgagcggtaagctcgtgagcggaagctcgggggtgccgcgaaggcatgagcgcgaaaacctggcggtgccgctgaggcacgagcacGAAAAGCTCGACGGTGCCTCTGAGGCACGAGCACGAAAAGtttggcggtgccgctgaggcaggAGCGCGAAAAAGCTCggtggtgccgctgaggcacaagcttgaaagctcggcggttgccgctgaggcgagagcgcgaaaagctcggcggtgccgctgaggcacgagcgtgaaaagctcggcggtgccgcaaaggcattaacgggtagctcgaggtgatgccctgaggcatgagcgtgaccgttgctaattatgctgggctgtatgtacaagtccccgaagtccccagtcaaggagggtgttcttgcgggttgataccaaagcgtagctttgtgccgtatatcaagcataattagtgcgagtgcgtcgtccatctagaattggttggagcgaacgcttttgccctttcgggtgggcccctgccaggccctgcgaggagtcccccactcctggctatagacctccggatggtcagaaaattgtttgatgaggggagctgcgtttaagcagtgggcgttaggtagcgaacctaatcttagatacccaagcgtcggggttaactgccggatcaatggctgccgtgagctgtgttaactagtcccttactgcaatgccgcgtagcggtcattgttattatgaggcgttgccttaccgcttggcggttggtcgtagaccatagactcgtaaagtttgtacctgtatgaaaaatgacaagcacatagagcaagtaataatattttgtttgagtgtcccatgtttatttaattgagttgcaattaaaatagaagcatgacacatgtgtatagcatgtacttgtagtaaagttgctaataacattttgtaggcatgcttaggggtcatggagacatgtatagtcatggcaaagactctaattgcaagagcgtaagagataagatatagttacttatcttatgccgatttggagcgagttggagttggaattgatataagcacccaaatcatgttggagttgtccaagcatgacgctccattgcccCGACGAAGCACCTTAGTAGAAAGATGATGATTTCATTCGTTGGAGAGGTGATCGGTGATTATGTCTCCATGAAATAAAGtaggtgattagtacatgagtTTGTAAAATCACTAGTAATagtttgcatatgtactttgaaaAAATTATAAGCAAAGTGATTTAAATATATGTATCAATTTGAGCAAAGTGTGCAAACTATGCAGTAACTAGTGACTGATGACACTTGACATTTGATTATATGTACACCTAATTTGAATGTCAAATTGTTAGATAGACCTAGCAATACCATTTAGGTACTTCAAAGTATGAGGTTCCTATAGGGAGAATTTTGACTTATTCCCGCTGGAAGAATAAGACATGTTTGAATTCCATTATGATTGTACAAATTAAAGGCAGGGATGCACAGCTCAAATGTATAATGATATTTGAAGCATGGATAATGAGCTAGTCCCTAATATACACAACAGTTATGTAAACTAATTTCTCAAATAGGACAAAACAATGATATTcatgcccttttgattaatttgTAAGCTATGCATGTGATGAGCAATAATGCGGCGAGCGTGTGAGATTAGCATTGAACAAGTGCATATATGTATAGTTGTGCATGCTAGCATATATGCTACACTTGTAAGCTATGATGTGTCACACATGCACAAATTAAACAGATGCTAGCTGTCACAATTTCTCATATATATTGTAATATGAGGTACTAGCTACTTCTTACGTAGAAGGTAAAGACTTATCATGCTTGCCATATGTGTGTCTCTAAGTAATTGCAAGATGTGTAAGTAAACTGGGCAAGGGTGCAGATAGGACGTGGCATCCATATGAAAACAGCACCTAATAAGATTGTGGTATTTAGTTTGAAAATAAACGAGCTAGATGTGGGCAATCTCCTATGCCAAGTCTTTGCATACTAAGAAGACACGTACATATACAGCAGCTTGCATTTGAAGAGCTATGCATGGTGAGCAATGCAGCTCGCACTTGGTGAGGGGTTAAAATGTAACATGATTAATACATCGAAAGTACTCTTAGCTAATAAAGAAAGCATTAGCCATGTGTCCAGTTTCGGAAGAGAAACAGAAATGTTTATGCAAGTATATCTCAGTGGCAAAAACTCGAATTTGCATAAGCCCTCGAAAACAGATAGATGCATATAGTCTTAATTTATGGGCAGTAATTGCACAAGGAGCAGCAAACAGATATAGGCACATGATTAGTTGATTACTGATGACTTTGCGAAGTAACAAGAGTACAAGAACTTAGCTCATGCTTGCTCGTTGAAGATTGCTGCTGGGAGCAATGCACACTGGATTTGGGAGCCTCCTGAGAATTCATTTTGTGCTCGGTACCGAGAGATAGTAGCAGCTGGGTGTCTAAAGAGGATGTTTGGGTGTGAAGAGAAGATTGATTGAAGGAATTGATTTTCCATGCATGCAGTAGGTATACCGCCCAAAGAATGCAGCGGAGGAGGTGCATCTTGTAGCGTTGACTGTGGTTCTGCAATGTTGACCATGCACCCAAGCGTTGACTTGGAGTGGATTGTTGACTTGGGAGCTTAGTTCGTAGCGTCGGTGCCCAGCGGCGTTTCCCATGGGAGGACCGAAGCTAGGAGGGCGGAGCTGCAGTTGGAGGGTTCCCAGCGGTGCAGGCCAGCGAGCAGCAGTCTAGCAgtggcggagcggagctgtGCAGCAGAGCCATGCAGATTGTGCAGCGGAGGAGGAGTTGGGCGGAGGATAGCCGGCGGAGATGGAGCTTTGCCGCTGGTGGTGCTTAGCGGAGGACGGCTGACACGAGCGGTGTCGTGGTCCGAAAGTTTGGCGGAGCGGAGGTTCCCGGCGAAGCAGAGAAGTATAGTTGGGCGGAGCCCAGAGCTCAGCGGAGATGGCAAacctggagctcggcggagactcacttggcgGAGGCCTGCCGGCGGGGGTGAAGCTCAACGGTGAACAGTCCAGCGGAGGCTTGGCTTGCTAGTGGAGGACGGCTGCGGGGGTCCCCTGGCGGACAACTCTCCGGCGGAGGGCCTGGAGCTGCAAcctggcggaggaggaggagtaggCCAGCGGAGCGTGAAGATAGTCCGGCGGAGCGGAGGAGAGCTCGAAGTTCAGCGAAGCGTTGGTGTCCGGCCGAAGCTGAAGTTCAGCGGAACTGAAGTCTGGCGGAGGAGAGCCTGATGGAGACCACAAGTTCGGTCGAAGTTGGACGGAGCTGCAGTTGGTAGGAACTGGCGGGAAATTTTGAAAATTGgaggggtgcccagagaagttttctgggtgtccagacaATTTTTGccgcccttttttttttttttttttagttcagCGTTGACCAGACGATGACCGGcccctgatgggcgttgaccgcctCCGCCGGGTGTTGACCAACCATCTCCAgtgttgaccaagcattgaccggcccctatttgatgttgaacgagcgttgactcgacatTTTCGagtcaaagttcgtggtaggtgacgaagcctttgtgttggcttcccacagacggtgccaatgttaacgttagagatccgaggggtctctagttagcttttagagagagagagagagaacgacacaagaaatatagtggttcatttcccgccttaacaggaaactacgtccacttgaatatttaactagtgtgtttgggccttgcggcccaaagggattacaaaagatatAATTTgatgtggagtaagtgggaaggagtctccttttataggagAAGGAGGCTCCcttatttacattttcttagatgtgggagttactattctagtctagaaaagcatattgtggaggcaacttggcaaggccggaaaggtggcttcccagcgacggatttgtgacttccggataccgtagcgtagcttgaacatagggctacaagatgcaattAGCGGTtaggcctcaccatggcttgtgggtgtcccaaagagggtgttacttatgcttggtgagatagcaaatactccatattgttggaggtatgtacagaaATCAAAATTTGATAAATGTAAAAACACAATATAAATCGTTTAGTATTATTTAGTTTAGTGGCAtaagttttttttcctttgtaagTGTGAGGTCGTTAGTTCAACTCAAGAAAAACTAGTGATTATGTATTCTCAGTTGTTAAAAAAACAGCAAATGCTATTGGCATTTTCTTTGAGTCATTCAGTATTACATGATATAGGGCGGCTGCAAATTATGGAAATGACAACTAATGCCTATTAGGCGCACTACctcaagaaacaaacaaattagTACCAGTGGACTGAAGTGAGAAACTGTAAAAATTAATCACATTAtgacattttcaaaaaaaaaaaaaaatcaaactgaAGTTGGCAGAATGCAAATAATTGAAACTATTGGAAGAAGCAGGAAAGAGGAGTGAGGGAAAAAGCTAGCTTTCTGTTCATACCTCGAGTCTCTGCTGAAAATGTTGCACTATTAGGAAATCTGGAGGTTAATGAGACACTGATATGGAATACAATGAAACACAAGCACAAAGAAGCCAATCCTACCAAAaccctcttcttcatcttcctcattTGCCTTCGATCTGGTATTCGGATCTACTTAACTTCAATATATGATGAACAAAGGCCCCCATGCATTGTGCCCCGGAAGGTAAAAATTATATATGAAGATTGTTGGAGGCGTACAGAAGAAGATGGGTTAATACTCAATTGGATGCGTAAAAACATTGTGTCCAGActtaaaaggaaaagaaagtgaATGCCCTTATAAAGTCTGATACATGAAGACATTAACTACTATGGGATTGTGGTTATAAATTGATATCCATTACTTGAACTTGAAGATGGCTTTTAGGCTGTGTTTGGTTCCCAGAATCAGAGCCTTGGCTTTTAGGCTGTGTTTTGTTCCTTTCCAATGTCTTTCCAGTGTTTGGGATTGCAAAGGAAGAGAAATTGATTCCCAAAAGAAAGGAAATTGAGGGGGAAAATGCTTCCCGCCCACCTACCCCAGGATCCACTTTCCATCCCTATTAAATGACTAAACTATCCCCGCTGCCCCTTGTTATTTGCTAGCTTGATCCACAATACCATCTAGAGTTTTATGTCAAGCGTGTGTTTTCATGACTCTGAGTCCTTTCCAAACGCTATGTCAGATAGCACGAAGAACTGAAGCACACACTACCAAAATTCATTGTTATCATCTTCCTCGCAGAGCAGCTTCCAAGATTAATCTTGTTATCATCTTCCCATCTTCCTCCCATAGCAGCttctaggtatatatatatatatatacaatatgCACTGTGCGTTTGTTCATCtgtggttttggttttgatttcatAATTTGTGATTTGATCTGTggtggttttggttttgatttcatTTGTGATTGGATCTGTGGTTTTGGTTATTGAGTCACCTGCTTTTGGTTATTGATTTGATCTGTgcgtttgtgtgtgtgtgtctatatatatatatatatatatatatatatatatatatatatatatatatatatagtttgttATAGATTGATAATACCGTTCTTCATTGATGCTATTATTTCATTGATGTGTTTGGTTGAAGGATTGAACACCTTGAAACTGGATGATCATATAAGAGTGTTTCAAATTTTTCCTATTTGAGtgtctgatatatatatatatatatatatatttgttagaTTTATAAGATAGAGAATTTAGTGGCAGTTATGGCTCGTAGAAAGTTGTCGAAGACAAAAAGGATTATTCTAATGCTGGACAATATTAAGGATTTGCTTAAGTTTGTCGTCATGATATACATTATGATGTATATCATTGCAGAACGACATTATCGGAAGTATAGATTGAAATCACCATctatttatgaaaataaaatggTTGTTTGCGAAAAACAAGTGTATGACGATTGGGTTAAGGTAAGttgtattaaatttaaatgcAAGTTCTTAATTTCAAATGTGGTATCTAATATCTAATTGTGTTTAATTTACAGATTAAAATTTAACCTTGATATCTAGTTATGTTGTATATGACAGGTTCACAAGGAAGCCAAAGGACTAAGACTTAAACTATTCATTCATTATGATAGTTTGGTTAAAATTTAATCTTCATATCTAGTTATGTTGTATATGACAGGTTCACAAGGAAGCCAAAGGACTAAGACTTAAACCATTCATTCATTATGATAGTTTGGTTAAAATTTAATCTTCATATCTAGTTATGTTGTATATGACAGGTTCACAAGGAAACCAAAAGACTAAGACTTAAACCATTCATTCATTATGATAGTTTGGTGGAAGCTTTTGGGAGAGATAGAGCCAATGGGTTAGGAGCTGAAGGACCTGCTGAAGCGAATGAAGATTTGAATAATGATAATGAATTTGTTGATCTTGAAGGAGATGGTTTGCCTGAAAATATTGTTCCTACACCTGCTAGTCGTACAACTTGTTTTGCTTCTAATTCAACTTGGACTAGAAAGCGAGCAAGGGACGCTTATGCTCAATGCTTGGGAGACATGGCTAGCACACTTCGCTCCTTTGTGGATGTGACCAAGACACATTTGGAGACTATGAAAGAAGTACTTTTGAATGACCATGCAACATCTACAAAAAGAGGTAAACTTGTCGAAGAGCTTATGAAAATTGAAGGTTTGAATGATTATGATGTGCTTGAGGCTGCTGCTACAATTATTGGCGATGATTCCAAAATTGAGCTCTTGTTCAGCTTACCTGACAATTTAAAGAGCCAATGGATTTACAAGCTTCTTAACCACTAGAGAAATTCATGCTCAAGACTAATGTTGGCCTTAaaattgcttttgtttttcttttggcgTGTGGATGATCAGATTATGGCTCAACATAATGTTATATTTTGCTCAAACTTCTATTGGAAGCTATTGTGTAATCTGAATTTTAATTATGCTGTGACATTAGAACTTAGTATCTATTATGCTTTCAGTTCAAGTACCTTTATTTTGTACTTTGTCTCTTGTTATGAAAATGTCTATTTAAGCATATGGAGAGCAGGTTATCATTCAGGCAATTGAGAAAAGGTCATGGTATCCACTATCCAGACACCCTCTGCTCAAGCATATATAATGCAGTGCAATTGAGAAAAGGCCATGGTATCCAGACACATTCAGCTCTTGCATATGTTCCCAGCATAAGCTTATGATTGTTCTAAGTTTACTACAATTAGTATGAGGGTATTATTGGAAAATTGATAGGATTTTGTTTCCTTTCCTGACGAGAACCAAACACTGCAATGGAAACTAAAAGGTGTATTCTGATTACATTCCAAGTCTTACCAAACACTGGAAAGGAAAATCGATAGGAATTGCAATTTCCCATGCCCATGGAAAGAGCAAggaattgatttcctttcctttcgaTTCCGCGAACCAAACACAGCCTTATAGTAAAGCTTCTATGATCGAGTTACATATTCTTGTTATAAATGAAATCACTCGCTTCTTTTTAGATTTGTAAGCTAGCTCTTTACATTTTTTGACTTTAGAATTAGTGGAGAAAACATTACATGTAACTCGGATGTGGTAAACTTTCTCTATTCAAAGTTCATACTACTTTTTTGTATACCCTCCATTAAAATGTTAGTGGAGGTGACAAATGCAATTGTAATTACAGGTCATTCTAAATAGATGTTTGACCGTAATTAATAATTCTTTACTTTTGTCTATAGATTGAGCTTTTCAATTTGATGCATTAGGCTTCGGTTGTATCAAAGATTTTTCCTTCCAATTTTTATGTTCTTCTTTTGTAATtgaaaaaacatatatatataaaaatacattcATGTACTTCAATATCTCTAATAAGCCatataaatttgaaaaatagtGCAAAACTATGATGAATTATCCGACGAAAATAAACACATAGTGCAAAACTATAAAGCATGTGCATGCACTCCTTTTCCCACTAAACCTCAATTAGTCCTATTTGTTTCTCTTATTCCAATGCAAATTTATGTACCAAACTCATTAGCCCTCATTGTCCATAAATCTCTCAGCTTTCTTAAAAGCTTTCTTCAAATATCTCTTGAACCTAACCAAATCCAGTTTCACATTCTGTTCTTTCAAGTAAGTGTTCATAACCTCCGGGGGCCAGCCCCTTTTTTGAAGAGCAAATGGATCCCTAATCAACAAACTGTCCTTCCCATACTTGTCCACCAAGCTACTCTCTTCCACACCAATTTTGTACTCAATATACTCCAAATTCAACCCTTTTGCTACTCTCCCGAAAAACGCTTCCGCCGCCCAGCCTATTCCTATTGGCACCACCTGCACGAACACCGCACCCGGCCGGAGGAACAATGAGTGCGTAAGTGCAGCTCCATGAACCCCAACAAAAGCATGGCTTGAATTCAGTAATGCATAAGATTCTAGCAATGAGGTTTTGGTTTTAGGCTCAAACACCAccacatcaaaacctactttcTTGATCAAACGAATAACTTGGGCTTGGTTCATGATCGTGCGTCCAGTGGCATGACGTCGGCTCGCCAAAACAAGTCTGGGCCGAGGATTTGTGGGCTTAGAGGTGAAAATTTTGGTTTGGATTTGGGCTAGTTGGTTATAGGCTTTGCCAAGGAGCCCACGAAAATTCATGTATGTCTTTGAGTTGGGTATTAATGTTTGGTTTATGATCATGAAGCCATGTGATATAAGGCCTAGCTTGGCAGAAGGAAAACAATGGGTGGTGGTATCACTTCCTAGGTTAACAATAGGATGATTGGTGAACATGCGTAGCAAATCGGCATACTTACTAGGCCACCACTTGGGAGCTTCGGAAACCACAATGACGAAGTCTTGATCTAGGAATATGGTGTTGGCGGTGATAAAGAGAGGGATGAATCCATCGTTGAAGTCATGCCAAAAGTTTCCGGTGTATCCACCGGCGGTGAATACTAGCGCAGGAGCATTGTGTTGAACTCTACACATTGGGATTCGTGGTCCGGCAGTGAGTGTGAAGTTCTTGATATCAGCCATTATGAGGTCTTCGAATTTTCGAGGATAGGGTCTGATTCTCTCTACCAATGGTGGTTCGGTAGAGTTCATAGTGAAGAAAGTCGATGTGGTCGGATCCAAAACTGTTGGGCCGTTGATTGAGCAGAGATCATAACGTATAGAGGTTCGGTCACAGATGATCGGACTCTCCAAACGAAGTTCCAAAGACTCCGGTGGGTGATGGAGTTGTTTACTAATCAGCTTTGATTCCACACGAGTTGTTTCTGCAATCGGTTTATAACAAATATTAAAAGAATTAAAGAAGATGAAGTGTAATAAGAGAAAGGTGAAGTGTTAGTATCACTTTCATGAGCTTGAAGTGAACAACTTTATTTCACATCACTagctttttttttcctctctttttttctgcAAAACTAAATAGAACATCATGCAAATGCTATTGGCATTTACTTTATTGATTATGCGAAGTTCAAACtaaacaaattacaactaactgACTAAGGACCAGTAGTCACACTACTGGCGCGCACGTACAGCCTCAAGAACAGGCTAAAATACATTCGGCtattaattagaaaaaaaaaaaacaatattagGTACTAATGCAGTATTGGACTCAGTGATTAACCGTAGAAATTAGTTGCATTATCAATGACATTATCAAATGCGAATTGTCGACATGCAAATAATTGAAACTGAATTCAGTTGCGTCTGAAAAACAAATTAACCAAAATATTTGGAAGGTGCAGAAAATGGGAGACTGAGAATTAATGGAAAAGCTTAATTTCACTTCATACGTACCTTGAGTCTTAGCTGGAAATGCTGCATTATTAAGAAATCTGGAGGTCGATGAGACACTGATCTGGAATACGATGAAGAACAAGCACAAAGCAGCCACTGCTACCAGAACCCTCTTCTTCGTCTTCATCGTTCGGCTTCGATCTGGTATTCGATCACACCAACTTGGTTCTATATATAGTGAAGGAAATTAAGGGCCCTCATGCATTGCGCCCCAGAAGTTAAAAATTGTATATATGAAGATTGAAGTTGACTCTTGGGGTAGAGATTATTCCTTGGTACAAAGAATTTGAATCTTCTTTTGATCGGGTATTGCTTGATCGAGATCGAGGGGGAAGTACTGTTGGAGTGTACAGAAGAAGATTGCGGAGATCAGATCAGACTGCGTAAACACGTTGTCCTTAGAAAGAAAATTAAGAAAGCTAGAGAGGCT
Coding sequences within:
- the LOC133712408 gene encoding xylan glycosyltransferase MUCI21-like, with the translated sequence MKTKKRVLVAVAALCLFFIVFQISVSSTSRFLNNAAFPAKTQETTRVESKLISKQLHHPPESLELRLESPIICDRTSIRYDLCSINGPTVLDPTTSTFFTMNSTEPPLVERIRPYPRKFEDLIMADIKNFTLTAGPRIPMCRVQHNAPALVFTAGGYTGNFWHDFNDGFIPLFITANTIFLDQDFVIVVSEAPKWWPSKYADLLRMFTNHPIVNLGSDTTTHCFPSAKLGLISHGFMIINQTLIPNSKTYMNFRGLLGKAYNQLAQIQTKIFTSKPTNPRPRLVLASRRHATGRTIMNQAQVIRLIKKVGFDVVVFEPKTKTSLLESYALLNSSHAFVGVHGAALTHSLFLRPGAVFVQVVPIGIGWAAEAFFGRVAKGLNLEYIEYKIGVEESSLVDKYGKDSLLIRDPFALQKRGWPPEVMNTYLKEQNVKLDLVRFKRYLKKAFKKAERFMDNEG